One Mangifera indica cultivar Alphonso chromosome 4, CATAS_Mindica_2.1, whole genome shotgun sequence genomic region harbors:
- the LOC123214575 gene encoding ubiquitin-conjugating enzyme E2 28-like — protein MASKRILKELKDLQRDPPTSCSAGPVAEDMFHWQATIIGPNDSPYAGGVFLVTIHFPPDYPFKPPKVAFRTKVFHPNINSNGNICLDILKEQWSPALTISKVLLSICSLLTDPNPDDPLVPEIAHLCKSDKVKYESAARSWTQKYAMG, from the exons ATGGCATCAAAGAGAATTTTGAAGGAACTCAAAGACCTGCAGAGAGATCCACCAACTTCATGCAGTGCAG GTCCCGTGGCTGAGGATATGTTCCACTGGCAAGCAACCATCATTGGTCCAAATGATAGTCCCTATGCTGGAGGCGTTTTCCTTGTGACAATTCACTTCCCCCCTGATTATCCTTTCAAACCCCCAAAG GTTGCTTTCAGAACCAAAGTTTTCCATCCAAATATTAACAGCAATGGGAACATTTGCTTGGACATTCTCAAGGAGCAATGGAGCCCTGCACTCACCATATCTAAG GTTTTGCTGTCCATATGTTCACTACTAACAGACCCAAATCCTGATGATCCACTTGTTCCCGAGATTGCTCATTTGTGCAAGAGTGACAAAGTCAAGTATGAATCAGCTGCTCGGAGCTGGACCCAAAAGTATGCCATGGGCTAG
- the LOC123214576 gene encoding proline-rich receptor-like protein kinase PERK13, translated as MPVEEVIRADEKRNVLVGIRIDNYSRDLLSWALVKVAEPGDCVIAIHVCRNSDEASKRKPSMDTYLDVYEGLCSATKVDLIGKILSGSSVRRILVREANNYSAIAIVVGMTRSKLGHWSSPARYCTKRLPPTTDVLVIHNGKIVSGKCKNNHRLPGVNGDPRPSLCLSGIINPREINFEFGDSEAETEKSSFALGLNSEDEIRDSDTESKYRIISFGHERKRMSLRSSFLAEDIMEHMPGWPLQPRTSLGTPEAKLARNSVVQWVMNLPDRSPQLSPRFPTIEEKAPLERQISCIVDESIRHSSLDELGDGLKVLLETSSSSFKWFTYEVLKSATSQFSSENMIGNGGCNRVYKGILPDSKHVAVKIMQSSREAWKDFAYEVDIISSVEHQNITPLLGVCIEDNDLISVYEFLSKGSLEEYLHGKNKDKQVLSWEVRFKVAVEIAEALNYLHNECSRPVIHRDVKTSNILLSDRFQPQLSDFGLAIWGPTSSSYLTEVDVVGTFGYLAPEYFMYGKVSDKIDVYAFGVVLLELLSGRKPIGSEASKGQESLVMWAKPIIESGKVKSLLDPNLKGKFNEVQMQRMVLAATRCITRAARLRPKMTEVLKLLKGDADSDKWMNSPIIEENEDLDNQNVIDDEVYPQSSAELHMGLALLDVDYDSTSFSSVDRSNTPSLEDYLKGRWSRSSSFN; from the exons ATGCCGGTTGAGGAGGTGATAAGGGCAGATGAAAAGAGGAATGTGTTGGTTGGCATTCGAATAGATAACTATAGCAGAGATCTTCTCAGTTGGGCACTTGTGAAAGTTGCTGAACCTGGAGATTGTGTGATTGCCATTCATGTTTGTCGAAATTCTG ATGAAGCTTCGAAGAGGAAGCCGTCAATGGATACTTATTTAGATGTATATGAAGGCCTATGTTCTGCAACAAAG GTAGACCTTATAGGTAAGATCTTGTCGGGAAGTTCAGTTCGAAGAATTTTGGTTAGAGAGGCAAACAACTATTCTGCTATAGCCATTGTTGTGGGGATGACCAGAAGTAAACTTGG TCATTGGTCTTCTCCAGCTAGATATTGCACTAAAAGATTGCCTCCAACCACTGATGTTTTGGTCATCCACAATGGGAAAATTGTGTCTGGAAAGTGCAAAAACAATCACCGACTACCAG GTGTCAATGGAGATCCAAGACCAAGTCTTTGCTTATCTGGAATTATTAATCCTAGAgaaatcaattttgaatttggtGATTCTGAAGCTGAAACTGAGAAGTCCAGTTTTGCACTGGGTTTGAATTCAGAAGATGAAATAAGAGACAGTGACACAGAATCCAAGTACAGAATTATAAGTTTTGGGCATGAACGGAAGAGGATGTCTTTGAGATCTTCTTTCTTAGCGGAGGATATTATGGAACATATGCCTGGTTGGCCTCTGCAACCCAGAACCAGTTTAGGAACACCGGAGGCAAAGCTTGCGAGGAACTCAGTGGTGCAATGGGTTATGAACTTGCCTGATCGTTCCCCGCAGCTAAGTCCTCGGTTTCCGACTATCGAAGAGAAGGCACCATTGGAAAGACAGATAAGTTGCATTGTGGATGAGAGTATTAGGCACAGTTCATTAGATGAACTAGGAGATGGCTTGAAGGTTCTCCTTGAAACAAGCTCATCTAGTTTCAAATGGTTCACTTATGAGGTTCTGAAATCTGCTACTTCTCAGTTCTCCTCAG aaaaCATGATTGGAAATGGAGGGTGTAACCGTGTGTATAAAGGAATTCTTCCAGATAGCAAGCATGTGGCGGTGAAGATTATGCAGTCATCCAGGGAAGCCTGGAAGGATTTTGCCTATGAAGTTGATATCATCTCATCAGTGGAGCATCAAAATATCACTCCTCTGCTGGGGGTCTGCATTGAAGATAATGATCTAATTTCTGTTTATGAGTTCTTGTCTAAAGGAAGCTTGGAAGAATATTTACACG GTAAGAACAAGGATAAACAAGTATTGTCATGGGAAGTGAGATTTAAAGTAGCGGTTGAAATAGCTGAAGCCTTGAATTACCTGCACAATGAATGTTCAAGGCCCGTAATTCATCGCGATGTCAAGACTTCAAACATTCTTCTATCAGACAGGTTTCAGCCACAG CTATCTGATTTTGGCCTTGCAATTTGGGGGCCAACAAGTTCATCTTATCTGACTGAAGTCGACGTGGTTGGAACATTTGGGTATCTTGCTCCTGAATATTTCATGTATGGTAAAGTCAGTGACAAGATTGATGTCTATGCTTTTGGTGTAGTTCTTCTTGAACTGTTGTCAGGAAGAAAACCTATTGGCTCTGAAGCTTCCAAGGGCCAAGAGAGCTTGGTTATGTGG GCTAAGCCAATAATAGAGAGTGGGAAAGTGAAAAGCCTACTTGATCCcaatttgaaaggaaaatttAATGAAGTCCAAATGCAGAGAATGGTTCTTGCAGCTACTCGTTGTATCACCAGGGCAGCTCGACTCCGCCCCAAAATGACAGAG GTTCTAAAGCTGCTGAAAGGGGATGCAGATTCTGATAAGTGGATGAACTCTCCAATcatagaagaaaatgaagatttggATAACCAGAATGTCATTGATGATGAAGTCTATCCACAGTCAAGTGCAGAGTTACATATGGGACTAGCATTGCTTGATGTTGACTATGATTCAACATCATTTAGCAGTGTCGACAGAAGCAACACCCCGTCCTTAGAGGACTACTTGAAAGGAAGGTGGAGCAGATCATCAAGCTTCAATTAA